One genomic segment of Ignavibacteriota bacterium includes these proteins:
- a CDS encoding arginine repressor has product MSSKLVRQNKIKRILTERIISNQEQILKLLGNEGVTITQATLSRDFADLGVIRTFTNLGVQYILSSTDYGKEIAKLVGLEILNIAQNESMIVLRTLAGRAQGVAHYIDRLNREEILGTIGGDDTVLIIPNKVANIEKILEILKNLITDNYKK; this is encoded by the coding sequence ATGTCATCAAAATTAGTTAGACAAAACAAAATTAAAAGAATTCTTACTGAGAGAATTATATCTAATCAAGAACAAATTCTAAAACTTCTTGGTAACGAAGGAGTTACAATCACCCAAGCAACATTGAGCAGAGACTTTGCTGATTTAGGCGTAATAAGAACTTTTACAAATTTGGGCGTTCAATATATTTTAAGCAGTACAGATTACGGCAAAGAAATTGCCAAACTTGTGGGATTGGAAATTTTAAATATTGCTCAGAATGAATCAATGATAGTTCTTAGAACCCTTGCTGGAAGAGCCCAAGGAGTTGCTCATTATATTGATCGTTTGAACAGAGAAGAAATTTTAGGAACAATCGGAGGCGATGATACGGTTTTAATTATTCCAAATAAAGTTGCCAACATTGAAAAAATTCTTGAAATCCTAAAGAATTTAATTACAGATAATTATAAAAAATGA
- a CDS encoding aspartate aminotransferase family protein, producing MSTNSVNKSYQVNTYKRNPVEFIKGDGVYLFDKEGNKYLDFLSGIAVTGFGHKNKKLINAAITQIDNLWHVSNLFTSTPQEELAKKLCEKSGLDKVFFCNSGTEANEAAIKFARKFGNGKSTIISAKGSFHGRTYGSLSASAQEKLWEGFHPLTPGFVSVPFNDSESIKNAIDETTIAVMLEPIQGENGILIPSENYLSEVRNICDEKNILMIIDEIQTGNGRTGKYFAYQHSNIIPDIVTLAKGISNGLPLGAVICNNKVAEAITPGSHGSTFGGNPISISVANKVADLITDEVLQNNQKLGKLFSDKLNQKNIPIIKEIRVVGLMIGIEFIESVDAKNIAVKLMDHKIVVGTAGNNVLRILPPFIIEELHIDQFVNKFMEVLIIDNLITNQSEELCHQN from the coding sequence TGTCAACTAATTCGGTAAATAAAAGTTATCAAGTAAATACTTATAAAAGAAATCCCGTTGAATTTATTAAAGGAGACGGAGTTTATTTATTTGATAAGGAAGGAAATAAATATTTAGATTTTTTAAGTGGAATTGCAGTAACCGGATTTGGACACAAAAACAAAAAATTAATAAATGCTGCAATCACACAAATTGATAATCTTTGGCATGTTTCAAATTTATTTACTTCAACTCCGCAAGAAGAATTAGCTAAAAAACTTTGCGAGAAATCCGGATTAGACAAAGTATTTTTCTGCAATTCCGGAACCGAAGCGAATGAAGCCGCCATTAAATTTGCAAGAAAATTCGGCAATGGAAAATCAACAATAATTTCTGCAAAGGGAAGTTTTCACGGAAGAACTTACGGAAGTTTATCTGCTTCTGCTCAAGAAAAACTTTGGGAAGGATTTCATCCATTAACTCCGGGATTTGTTAGCGTTCCATTTAATGATTCTGAATCAATAAAAAATGCAATTGACGAAACTACAATAGCCGTAATGCTTGAACCAATTCAAGGTGAAAACGGTATTTTAATTCCCTCTGAAAATTATTTGAGTGAAGTTAGAAATATTTGTGATGAAAAAAATATTCTAATGATTATTGATGAAATCCAAACTGGAAATGGAAGAACCGGAAAATACTTTGCTTATCAGCACAGTAATATTATTCCGGATATTGTAACGCTTGCGAAAGGAATTTCAAACGGACTTCCACTCGGTGCTGTAATTTGTAATAATAAAGTGGCAGAAGCAATTACTCCGGGAAGCCACGGTTCAACATTCGGAGGAAATCCAATTTCAATTTCAGTTGCAAATAAAGTTGCAGATTTAATTACTGATGAGGTTTTACAGAATAATCAAAAACTTGGAAAATTATTTTCAGATAAATTAAATCAAAAAAATATACCTATTATAAAAGAAATTAGAGTAGTTGGATTAATGATTGGTATTGAATTTATTGAGTCTGTTGATGCAAAAAATATTGCAGTAAAACTAATGGATCATAAAATTGTTGTAGGAACTGCCGGAAATAATGTTTTAAGAATTCTTCCGCCATTTATTATTGAAGAGTTACATATTGATCAATTTGTTAATAAATTTATGGAGGTATTAATAATTGATAATTTAATAACAAACCAAAGTGAAGAATTATGTCATCAAAATTAG